The following DNA comes from Coleofasciculus chthonoplastes PCC 7420.
CTTTTGAGCAGGGAAGTGGTGGCGTAGGGGAGCTATTCTCTAGTCACCATTCCTCCCGGCTGAAGCAAGAGACTTGGTTAGAAACATTGCCACATCAAGCCGCGATCGCAACAGCTCGTCAAATTGGCTCGATGGCACCTGTGTTGGCACCCATGGCAGCTTGTGCAACGGGAATTTGGGCGATCGCACGAGGGGTTGAACTGATCCAAATCGGTCAATGTCAACGGGTTATTGTCGGTGCGGTGGAAGCCCCGATTACCCGGTTAACCTTGGCAGGATTTGACAAAATGGGGGCTTTGGCAAAAACAGGGGCTTATCCCTTTGACCAACGACGAGAGGGTTTAGTGTTGGGTGAAGGGGCAGCGGTTTTGGTGTTGGAGTCAGCAGAATTAGCCTTAAGTCGTGGTGTGCCAATTTATGGACAAATCTTAGGCATGGGATTAAGTTGTGATGCATACCATTTTACTACGCCAAAGTCAAGTGGTAAGAGTGCGATAACCGCAATTCAGCAATGTTTAGCTCGAAGTCATCTTTCCCCAACTGAGATCGACTATATTCACGCTCATGGCACAGGGACTCGGTTAAACGACGAGAATGAAGCCCAGTTAATGGATGATTTGTTTACCCATAGAGTAGCGGTAAGTTCAACCAAGGGAGCCACGGGTCATACCTTAGGTGCATCGGGCGCGATCGGTGTCGCGTTTTGTTTGATGGCACTCAAGCATCAGATATTACCGCCTTGTGTAGGCTTGGGCAAACCCGCGTTTGATTTAGATTTGGTGACCCAAGCACGTCGGCACAAGGTTCGCCAGGTATTATGTTGGAGTTTTGGTTTTGGGGGTCAAAATGCAATCCTGGCTTTGCAGGCTTAAGCAAGATCCCCAACTTCTTGGAGAAGTCGGGGATCTGTCTGTTTACCTCACTTACTTGAAAAGCGCTGTAAATTTAAATGCATGACAGCTTATTAGTTTTGAGTGTGATTATCTGCAGTCAAGGACGTTGGGTTACTCATTTGCAGTGCCGTTTTCGTATCCATACCTGTCTTTTCCCAAATTGCCTCTAAGACAGAATTTTCATCCAGTTCCGCACTAATGTAAGTGGTATTTTCGCTAGCCACGATTGCCTGGGCTTGGGCGGCGATATCGGGATATTTTTGGAAGACGGCTTGGAGAACTTGATCTCGGCATTGGAAAAGTTCGTCATAGCCAAAAACGCGATCGCACTCCCAGAATTGAACCGCTAATTGGTGTCCGGCTAACGCTGATTTAACGGTGGCTAGAATCTCAGCATCCCCGTAGGCATTTTCGACGATAGGTGTCAGATCACGTATATCTTCGCCGTACTCTTTGGGATGAATATCACCTTCAATTTTGATTTGGATCACACGCAATTCCTCAAGCGCTGTTTCCAGAGGGGGTGGAATGACAGGGGATGAGGTTTTATTGGCGATTTTGTCCGAACGATTGGCATCCGTACTTTCCGAACGCACGGATAGTATACTCAGTAAACAGCTTACGAGTAGGGTAACTGTCATGAAGATCAGCGCTAATTTCTTAAATTGCATCTGTCAAACTATTAAAATAAATGGATTAGCAGCCCGCTTGAGTTTATTATTCCCAAGTCACTAGCCTAAAATCACCAAAGCCATTTTCAGGAAACGAGTTTTAATCGTGAGACTAAAGCCGGAAAGCTTGTTGGCTCAATCTTAACATTATGTTTGAGCATTATGGGGATTTAATTTTGGTGTTAATCTATCCGTGATCATTAAGTTGACAGGACTATCTTATAATCCTATTTTCAAAGCAAAGTCTTAAATGTTTTGGGGCTTCAATATATCTTAAAGTTTTCATGGTTTAACTTTGCATGGAAGATATATAAGATCTTAGACTAATCTCTTCAATCTTCGGCATACTGAGGAGTTGCTGAATAAGGATAGGGAACGGAAAGCGGTTGTCGTGCGAGCATCTGGCTCGCTATTTTGTCGGAGTTTTTATCTATCGAGGCTTATTTATTGCACTTTATGAACCTTTAATTGTCCTGAAACCCTTTCTTGTTAAGGGTTTCCAGTTTTTGCAGCAAGCTCTACTTAAGAAGAATGGCAGCAGGTATTCCTTACGGAGTATCCTTTTGAAAGATCGTAGCCTCTCTGCCAACAGGCTTATGCCTAAGGCATCAGGCTTATAAATGTGTGAAGCTGATACCCGCGATCGCGAGTTTTTTGATCACCATTGGTGCGAGTACAATTAACACCTTAAGCCACACAGGGGCAAACACCAGGCTAACCAATAGGCAAATCATGGCGGTAAACGCGGCGGCAAGCTGGACGATTTCTTCTGTCGTGTTAACAACCACACAAACTGCTGCGAAGGTGATTGTTAAGGTTATCAATAAAACCAAAAGCATAATAACTCACCAGGGTAGATTCGATTGAGCGATGGTTTGTGTTCCTGGGACTGATAAGACTTATGCCTGTCTCTCCACTCTCATTGTGACTGGCGACTGGGTTGTGATGCGAGGAACAATCAAACCTCCTCTCTTAACGACTACAAATTTTCAGATGGGAGTGTCAAGCGTTATCCAGGGTTTCACACAAGCTTCATCAAAGCTTCATGAAGACCTCATGAAGGCTTAATAATAGGATTAGGGGTAGCCAACCTCGAATGGCAACACTTGGCTAAGTCACATCGAATTTCATCCCCAAGTGAGTTGCGCGATTATCCCAGAGATGTTTTTGAACTGACGCATGGAAATAAGTCCTATAGGAGAGGTTGGCTCTAGCCACTTACTCTTACAATTTATGAAGAATTAACCCACAAAGCTATATATGATTCTCTCTACTGATATCCAGATTCCCTTTTCTCGTTCCATTGTTTTTGCGACCTACCGTGATAGGTTAATGGAGTTAATCCCCTATATGACGAATGTTCGGAGCATCGAGGTGAAGTCCCGTCATCAAGACAATGCATGTATTCACGCCGTCAACGAGTGGCACGGTGGTGGCGAGATTCCAGCTCCGGTTAGAACACTGTTGAGCAAAGATATGCTGAAGTGGACAGAATATAATACCTGGAATGAGTCAGATTATACTCTGGTATGGAGTATCAAGACTCATGCCTTTACCGAAGCTGTTCACTGCGCTGGCAAGAATCGCTTTTTGAATGATCATGGTCAGACGTTGATTGAAAGTCGCGGCGAAATCAGGATTGATCCTAAGCGGATTCAGGGAGTCCCACCGTTGTTAAAAAACAAGGTTGCATCAGTGGTTGAGGATTTTCTGAGCAAAAAAGTTGAACCTAACCTGCTACAGATGAGTGAGGGAGTACGTCAATACCTAGACCAACAAACCATTAAATACAAACTTGCTTAAAGCGGCTTTATGGTTTGACATACAGGTTCGTAGTAAGGGCTTTAGCCTTATTCCACCATTTTAGCTGTGTCACGCCGCCATCGTGGGTTAGGTGTATGCCTTCGTCTAAGGGCGAAGAACCCGTGTCCCTGAGGTACGATACTATCGTGTCCTGATATAGCTGATTGGGAAGGAGGCGATCGCACAACGATGACAACCACGCTAAATCAAACCATTACCTTAACCGAATTCCTCAACCTGCCAGAGACAAAACCTGCCAGTGAATTTATCAATGGTCGCATCTATCAAAAACCAATGCCCCAAGGCAAACACTCCCGGCTACAGCTTAAACTTTGCAACACGATAAACCAAGTCGCTGAAGCTTCGCAAATTGCTCTAGCTTTTCCAGAACTGCGTTGCACGTTTGGCGGACGTTCAATTGTACCTGATGTTACCGTCTTTCAATGGGAACGAATCCCCGTTGACGCTGACGGTGAAATAGAGAATGTATTCGCGCTTCATCCCGATTGGACAATTGAAATTCTCTCTCCCGATCAGAATGCGACTAAGGTGATCAGAAATATTCTCCATTGTCTAAGACACGGCACTCAGTTAGGATGGTTTATTGACCCGGATGAGCGCTTAATTCTTGTATTTCTACCGGGACAACAACCCTTGGAAATGACAGGTGATGATCCGTTACCTGTACCGGAGTTTTTGGAATTAAATCTAAGCGTTGCCCAGGTATTTAGTTGGTTAAAGGCAGGCAAATATTGAAACGACCGCAATTGATATAGCCATTGTGTATTATTTTACTCATCTTTTGGTAAAAACAAGGTAAGCTGTTCGGCATTTAAACCTTAATATCAATAACGGCGAAAGCCTTGTAGTGCGAGCATCTTGCTCGCTACTAATACCCAATTTAAATGCATGACAGCTTAATTATTCTAAATGCAATCTAGGTTTTAAATTTCCTTAAATTTTCCATCTGAGTCAACATACCCAACGACTCGTGCAGATTTCGTAACACTGTTGGAGTGTAATTCGGTTATATCTCTTTTTAAATTCAGTGCATTTTTACAATTTTCACTAACAAAAACTACAAACAAATCAACTTTGTTTTTCTGGCTATCACTATTAATATCTTGGATTTTTATCTCCAATAGCGTTTTATAATCAGCTATCGAAGAATTTATTATATGCACGTTTATCCTCTTGACTTTTTCGTCCTTATCTGTGATTAGAAACCTTAAACACTTGTCCGGAGCCTTGATAATCTCCTGGTGAGGATTTTGACGCTTTAACCACTCAAAAACGGCTGCTTCTACTGTAGCCACAGAGTCATAGACTCTATCTGCATAAGCATAGAAAGCGCTATCGTCATCTCGATGAGCCAGCAAATAGGATCGTAATTCCTTTTTACTCATTGTCTGAAAATTAGGTTGCATTGTCATAAATTAACTCACCATCAGGGTCAATTAATATTTCTATATCGTCCCCAGCCAGAATAAAAAGATTGCCTGTCCGTTCATCGATGCGAACAAGGAAAATAGGCTGGTACATCTTGGTTAAAGCATAACAAACTAAGTAACACTTCGATGCCTGGGCTGCCGTTGGAAAAATTTTTCATCCTCCATCCACTTCAGTCTATCTAGTTTACATTTTTCCAGCCCTTGATACTTTAGTTCTTGCCCTATAGCTGAACAGCGATCGCACGGACAGAACGTTGAGCCGTCATGCATTTATTTAAATTGGGTATTAGTAGCGAGGAAGATGCAAAGCCTGCGGCATGGCTTCGCTAAACGCATTACAAGGATTTCGTCATTATTGACATTAAGGTTTAAATGCCGAACAGCTTAAACTGACTGCCAAAGCTTAATTTTACGATCGCTCCCCGCACTGACGAGAATATCCCCATGGGGACTAAACCCTAGAGAACGAACGGGTTGGGCATGTCCTGACAGCTTAGTTAATCGTTGACCATTTTGAACATCCCACAATTCAATTAGCGCACCACTTCCACTGGCGAGAACTTGACTATCGGGACTAAATGCCAAAGCCGCCACCCCTGGTGACTCGGGGGCAAACGTCCGTAATAGTTTACCCGATTGAGGATTCCAGAGGGTTATTGCCCGACTGCTACCACTGGCAAGGATCAGACCATCTGGGCTAAATTCTAGGCAAGTAATGCTCGTCGATTGATTGGTAAACGTCATTAGCGGTTTACCATTATGAGGATTCCACAGTTCTAAGGTGCCATTCAAACTGCCCACGGCACAACTATGACTATCGGGGTTAAAGGCAATATGTCGGGCTGAATTGGAGTTTCCGGCTAAAATACGTAGCAGTTTGCCCGTCCGTACCGCCCAGAGTTTAATTTCACAGTCCCCACTACTGATGAGGATCTGACCGTTAGGACTAAATACAATACCTCGCACCCGATCCGCACGACTGACCAGGGTATTGAGCAGTTTTCCGGTGCTAAGTGACCACAGCTTGATGGTTTTATCATAACTGCCACTGGCTAAAATCTGACCATTTGGACTAATTGCCACACAGGTTACACGGTGGCTATGTCCAGTTAAGTTATGCAAAGGTTTGCCGAGGCGTAATGCCCACAGTTTAATGCTTTTGTCATAACTGCCACTGACTAACGTCTTACCATCTGGACTGATAGCAATGGCACGAATCTCATCCGTATGTCCAGAAAGAGTCCGGCGCAGCTTTACCTTTTCCCAGGGATTGGGTGAGGTGGAAATAGGCAATAACTGAGTAATCAGAGACATCAGTCCTTTGGCTTTGGACTGAATTGGCGATCGCTTCTTGATCGGAATCGGTGCTGGTGGCGGTAAGGAGGGGGTGGGCGCAATAATGTCTTCAATACAACGGCGAATCATGGCTGGGGTTTGCGGGCGTTGACCGGGAAACGTCGCCATCAGATAATCGACTAAATCCGCTAATTCTTTGCTAACTTGCGGCGCACTCTCTCGCCATTGCAATTTGCCCGTCCGGGGATGAGACTCAAAATCGTTGGGGGATTTGCCTGTGAATAAATAGACAAAGGTGCGACCTAGGGCAAAGAAATCTGATTGCGCCACGGCTTTACCTTCCATTTGTTCCGGTGGTGTATACCCACTGGAGATAATCACGGTGCCGGTTTCATCTTGTTTTTGCCGTTGTAAGTAGGTTTCGGTGATCTCCCGCACCGCCCCAAAGTCAATTAATGCCAGTTGCCCATTGGGTCGCAGAATAATATTGGAGGGCTTGATATCTCGATGGATTAGCTCTTGTTTGTGCAGTTGTTCTAAAATATCGACCAATTGTTTCAACCACGCGATCGCCTGGTTTTGAGTTAGACTCAGAAGCGGTTTGTTCCGACGCGATCGCCACTGCTTTAACGTAAGCCCCTCAATTTTCTCCATGACTATGCAGTGCAGGGAGACTTCTGTCCCCTGTGACCAGACAAAATAGCCATCTGACTCAACTCTAGGAATACCGGGATGCTGAAGCCGACTCAAGACTGTGGCTTCCCGCTGAAAGAGGGATATAGCTTTTTCTTTCGCATCATGGCTATAGAACCGATCCAGATTCAGAACTTTCAGAACTTTGGCAATTCCCTGATCATCGACTTCAAAGGTTTGACTAAACCCACCTTTACCGAGTGTTCGCAGGACTCGATAACGGTTTTGAAGCAACAGGTTGGGGTATATCATGAGGGGGGTTAGAAACAGTAATCTTGGCTATGTCGCAGTATCACTTATCTCTTTTTGCTTCGCCACTTATGCCAAACCTCTAGGGTCTGCTTACAATCTGCCTTCAATCGCATCCAGTAAGTTGATCGTGTTAAGTCGTGCATATCCCACCATTTGGTCAGATGTTCCTTCTAGTATAGAAAGAATCGCTTTAAGTTGATCATCTAGGCGCTCTGTGTCTTTTAACACATACAATCGATCCCTGACGCGAGTAAGAATTAGGCGAATTTGTAGCGTCTTCAGATCATCGGATACCTGTTCTTTGACTAGGGCATGACTCCTGAGTAGCCCCAGTTGACTTACGGATTTTGTTTGACAAACAGTTGAAATTTGCTGACACACCTGGTCGATAAATTGATTGGTGGCATACTTCAACAAAGCCGGCTGAATGGTAAAAATCGCTTCATTAGCTTCGGCATTGGGTTCTTTCTCCAACAGCGATCGGCGTTTGAGGGATTCCAACGCCGCCAGGAGTTTCGATAAGGATGTCACCGAAAACTTCATTGCCTCTTTGAATTCCGAAATTGAAAGCGGCTGATTTTCCAGTGCCAACCAATAAATGATTTCCTGTTCTAAAGGAGATAAACGTTGGAATTGTTGATTAAAAACATTCGGTAGAATATCACCAATAATTAATGTACTTTGCTCTAAAAATTCCGAAATATTTCCGTCAAATATTTCTTGGATCGTTGTCGCCATAATTTTTAGGGCTAAAGGATTGCCGCGATAAAGCTGAATCAGGGCATCAGCACTTGACTTTAAGGAGGAAAATCCTTTCGTTTCTAAAATGCGTTTGGCATCCTCCGCACTTAAGCCTTTGAGTTTGAGTTCTCGAACAGGGAGTTTTGTACCCGCTAATGAGGCAATTTCTATCGGTTTTTCCCGACTAATCAGCAATAAGCAGCTTTGATGGCGTTCTTCAGCCATGCGCCGAATCAGTTCCCCATAGTCTTGATACCCTTCTCGATAATGTCCGGCTAACCTGCCACTACTCATGATAGTTTCCACATCATCGAGGAGCAACAAACAGCGATGGCGTTGGCAGTAGTCCATCAGTTGCGAAATTTGACCGTTAGTGGTATCGGGTGACTCTCGTTCCTTACCCTCCGATAAAAAGTCGATGATCTCAGTGAGGAGATCACCCAGGGGTGAAGCATGGCGTAGCGATCGCCAGATCACATATTCAAAGGAAGATTGTACCTGTTCAGCTACCTTCGCTGCCAGGGCGGTTTTACCGATTCCCCCCATTCCCAGGAGTGCTACGATACGACAGCGTTCTTTGACAATCCATTGGTCTAGCTGTTTCAGTTCCGACGTGCGACCGTAAAAGATGGAGATGTCAATGGTTTCTCCCCAATCTTGGTGACTACGACTATTGGAGGGTGTCGTCTTGCCTTGATCGACAATTTCTTCCCAGTTGAGTCCTAGAACGTGACAATATGCTTTAAAGGCATGAGCACTAATGGGTTGTCTTCCGGCTAAAAACCGTTTCCATGTCCCTTGGGAGAGTCCAGTGGCATAAGGTCCGCCAGTATACCACGGTTTATCCGGTTCCAGTATTCGACTAGCCTCAAGCAAGCAGGTGTCGTCATCATCAAGACTCCAACTCCACCCCTTTTCATTTCTGGCTTGCTTG
Coding sequences within:
- a CDS encoding beta-ketoacyl-ACP synthase, with protein sequence MHSVVVTGIGLISALGGLEQSWQRLLNGESGIRSYQPFPELPVRPLALINSVPSSLMTLTQVVVADALADANLQTPMPNCGVVVGSSRGCQASWEELIRAAFEQGSGGVGELFSSHHSSRLKQETWLETLPHQAAIATARQIGSMAPVLAPMAACATGIWAIARGVELIQIGQCQRVIVGAVEAPITRLTLAGFDKMGALAKTGAYPFDQRREGLVLGEGAAVLVLESAELALSRGVPIYGQILGMGLSCDAYHFTTPKSSGKSAITAIQQCLARSHLSPTEIDYIHAHGTGTRLNDENEAQLMDDLFTHRVAVSSTKGATGHTLGASGAIGVAFCLMALKHQILPPCVGLGKPAFDLDLVTQARRHKVRQVLCWSFGFGGQNAILALQA
- a CDS encoding Uma2 family endonuclease, coding for MTTTLNQTITLTEFLNLPETKPASEFINGRIYQKPMPQGKHSRLQLKLCNTINQVAEASQIALAFPELRCTFGGRSIVPDVTVFQWERIPVDADGEIENVFALHPDWTIEILSPDQNATKVIRNILHCLRHGTQLGWFIDPDERLILVFLPGQQPLEMTGDDPLPVPEFLELNLSVAQVFSWLKAGKY
- a CDS encoding DUF6887 family protein yields the protein MTMQPNFQTMSKKELRSYLLAHRDDDSAFYAYADRVYDSVATVEAAVFEWLKRQNPHQEIIKAPDKCLRFLITDKDEKVKRINVHIINSSIADYKTLLEIKIQDINSDSQKNKVDLFVVFVSENCKNALNLKRDITELHSNSVTKSARVVGYVDSDGKFKEI
- a CDS encoding DUF6888 family protein, coding for MFPTAAQASKCYLVCYALTKMYQPIFLVRIDERTGNLFILAGDDIEILIDPDGELIYDNAT
- a CDS encoding serine/threonine-protein kinase — translated: MIYPNLLLQNRYRVLRTLGKGGFSQTFEVDDQGIAKVLKVLNLDRFYSHDAKEKAISLFQREATVLSRLQHPGIPRVESDGYFVWSQGTEVSLHCIVMEKIEGLTLKQWRSRRNKPLLSLTQNQAIAWLKQLVDILEQLHKQELIHRDIKPSNIILRPNGQLALIDFGAVREITETYLQRQKQDETGTVIISSGYTPPEQMEGKAVAQSDFFALGRTFVYLFTGKSPNDFESHPRTGKLQWRESAPQVSKELADLVDYLMATFPGQRPQTPAMIRRCIEDIIAPTPSLPPPAPIPIKKRSPIQSKAKGLMSLITQLLPISTSPNPWEKVKLRRTLSGHTDEIRAIAISPDGKTLVSGSYDKSIKLWALRLGKPLHNLTGHSHRVTCVAISPNGQILASGSYDKTIKLWSLSTGKLLNTLVSRADRVRGIVFSPNGQILISSGDCEIKLWAVRTGKLLRILAGNSNSARHIAFNPDSHSCAVGSLNGTLELWNPHNGKPLMTFTNQSTSITCLEFSPDGLILASGSSRAITLWNPQSGKLLRTFAPESPGVAALAFSPDSQVLASGSGALIELWDVQNGQRLTKLSGHAQPVRSLGFSPHGDILVSAGSDRKIKLWQSV
- a CDS encoding NB-ARC domain-containing protein, yielding MPTLKASQWGLAKIKQARNEKGWSWSLDDDDTCLLEASRILEPDKPWYTGGPYATGLSQGTWKRFLAGRQPISAHAFKAYCHVLGLNWEEIVDQGKTTPSNSRSHQDWGETIDISIFYGRTSELKQLDQWIVKERCRIVALLGMGGIGKTALAAKVAEQVQSSFEYVIWRSLRHASPLGDLLTEIIDFLSEGKERESPDTTNGQISQLMDYCQRHRCLLLLDDVETIMSSGRLAGHYREGYQDYGELIRRMAEERHQSCLLLISREKPIEIASLAGTKLPVRELKLKGLSAEDAKRILETKGFSSLKSSADALIQLYRGNPLALKIMATTIQEIFDGNISEFLEQSTLIIGDILPNVFNQQFQRLSPLEQEIIYWLALENQPLSISEFKEAMKFSVTSLSKLLAALESLKRRSLLEKEPNAEANEAIFTIQPALLKYATNQFIDQVCQQISTVCQTKSVSQLGLLRSHALVKEQVSDDLKTLQIRLILTRVRDRLYVLKDTERLDDQLKAILSILEGTSDQMVGYARLNTINLLDAIEGRL